One region of Oncorhynchus mykiss isolate Arlee chromosome 8, USDA_OmykA_1.1, whole genome shotgun sequence genomic DNA includes:
- the LOC110530543 gene encoding vasculin-like protein 1 isoform X1, with protein MAQHDFVPAWLNFSTPQPAKSPAASLEKHGDPHHHRNSRAAVSRRRHNSSDGFFNNGPLHAPAGDGWQQPSLLLRHDSVDSGVAKGGHGGLAGGSCWKEAHPTWHGAAQDRHHHPGRQPKRHGTGGGDRQGGHRQRNGNFHPRKSAPGTLYQDKFPNDEHSREDNLKFVEEDFPSLNPETTGKPGNQMRPVAPHAGVWENPPSGKQMVSKMLVIKKVSKEDPGCTAFSTGFASSGAPPINGSKALPTITSSTHSVYKNLVPKSAMVPTKPPQWKPSGRDSTKPGLHLSGRDSVFTSPVSAAKPTTQLHSHNTPKERPFSTTPPIDIASSSRLKLMRRGPDRKSDFLRTLKDEVTGDLTSSSSPGTPGETPQGESSTPEPKAYSQGVCNENGLSHSLSDSDTDHLSSSLEAEHRLLKAMGWQEYPENDDSFLPLTQEELREFQTKTEHLKRNGIIPLHFTHWRCVAEAHLEKDEGSESETSSQTSDDDDVNLTKWL; from the exons ATGGCGCAGCATGACTTTGTTCCTGCCTGGCTTAACTTCTCCACGCCCCAGCCTGCCAAG TCCCCTGCAGCCAGCCTAGAGAAGCATGGCGACCCCCATCACCACCGGAACAGCCGTGCTGCCGTGAGCCGTCGCCGACACAACTCCTCCGATGGCTTCTTTAACAACGGGCCCCTGCATGCCCCCGCAG gtgaTGGGTGGCAgcagccctctctcctcctgagACATGACTCTGTGGACTCTGGGGTGGCGAAGGGGGGGCACGGTGGTCTAGCGGGGGGGTCCTGCTGGAAGGAGGCTCATCCCACCTGGCACGGGGCAGCACAGGACAGGCACCACCACCCGGGGCGCCAACCCAAACGCCATGGGACGGGAGGAGGGGACAGGCAGGGGGGACACCGGCAGCGCAACGGCAACTTCCATCCCCGCAAGAGCGCCCCTGGGACCCTCTACCAGGACAAATTCCCCAATGATGAACACAGCAGGGAGGACAATCTGAAGTTTGTGGAAGAGGACTTT CCCTCCCTTAACCCTGAAACAACTGGAAAGCCTGGGAACCAGATGAGGCCAGTGGCTCCTCACGCTGGAGTATGGG AGAACCCGCCTAGTGGCAAGCAGATGGTGTCTAAGATGCTGGTGATCAAGAAGGTTTCCAAGGAGGACCCAGGATGCACTGCGTTCTCTACTGGCTTCGCCAGCTCCGGAGCCCCGCCCATCAATGGCAGCAAAGCCCTGCCCACCATCACTAGCTCTACCCACTCAGTCTATAAGAACCTGGTGCCTAAGTCTGCCATGGTGCCCACCAAGCCCCCTCAGTGGAAGCCGAGTGGGAGAGACTCCACCAAGCCTGGCCTCCACCTGTCAGGACGAGACTCTGTCTTCACCAGCCCTGTGTCTGCAGCCAAACCCACCACCCAGCTACATAGCCACAACACCCCCAAAGAG CGTCCTTTCAGTACGACTCCTCCCATAGACATCGCCTCGTCGTCACGGCTGAAGCTGATGCGGCGCGGACCAGACCGGAAGAGTGACTTCCTGCGGACGCTGAAGGACGAGGTCACCGGTGACCTGACCTCCAGCAGCAGCCCTGGGACACCTGGAGAG ACTCCTCAGGGCGAGAGCAGCACCCCAGAGCCCAAAGCCTACAGCCAGGGAGTCTGCAATGAGAACGGCCTGTCTCACTCCCTCAGCGACTCAGACACTGATCACTTGTCTAGCTCACTGGAGGCAGAACATCG GTTACTGAAGGCCATGGGCTGGCAGGAATACCCAGAAAACGATGACAGCTTCCTGCCCCTGACTCAGGAAGAGCTCAGAGAGTTCCAGACTAAAACTGAACAT
- the LOC110530543 gene encoding vasculin-like protein 1 isoform X2 — MAQHDFVPAWLNFSTPQPAKSPAASLEKHGDPHHHRNSRAAVSRRRHNSSDGFFNNGPLHAPAGDGWQQPSLLLRHDSVDSGVAKGGHGGLAGGSCWKEAHPTWHGAAQDRHHHPGRQPKRHGTGGGDRQGGHRQRNGNFHPRKSAPGTLYQDKFPNDEHSREDNLKFVEEDFPSLNPETTGKPGNQMRPVAPHAGVWENPPSGKQMVSKMLVIKKVSKEDPGCTAFSTGFASSGAPPINGSKALPTITSSTHSVYKNLVPKSAMVPTKPPQWKPSGRDSTKPGLHLSGRDSVFTSPVSAAKPTTQLHSHNTPKERPFSTTPPIDIASSSRLKLMRRGPDRKSDFLRTLKDEVTGDLTSSSSPGTPGEGESSTPEPKAYSQGVCNENGLSHSLSDSDTDHLSSSLEAEHRLLKAMGWQEYPENDDSFLPLTQEELREFQTKTEHLKRNGIIPLHFTHWRCVAEAHLEKDEGSESETSSQTSDDDDVNLTKWL, encoded by the exons ATGGCGCAGCATGACTTTGTTCCTGCCTGGCTTAACTTCTCCACGCCCCAGCCTGCCAAG TCCCCTGCAGCCAGCCTAGAGAAGCATGGCGACCCCCATCACCACCGGAACAGCCGTGCTGCCGTGAGCCGTCGCCGACACAACTCCTCCGATGGCTTCTTTAACAACGGGCCCCTGCATGCCCCCGCAG gtgaTGGGTGGCAgcagccctctctcctcctgagACATGACTCTGTGGACTCTGGGGTGGCGAAGGGGGGGCACGGTGGTCTAGCGGGGGGGTCCTGCTGGAAGGAGGCTCATCCCACCTGGCACGGGGCAGCACAGGACAGGCACCACCACCCGGGGCGCCAACCCAAACGCCATGGGACGGGAGGAGGGGACAGGCAGGGGGGACACCGGCAGCGCAACGGCAACTTCCATCCCCGCAAGAGCGCCCCTGGGACCCTCTACCAGGACAAATTCCCCAATGATGAACACAGCAGGGAGGACAATCTGAAGTTTGTGGAAGAGGACTTT CCCTCCCTTAACCCTGAAACAACTGGAAAGCCTGGGAACCAGATGAGGCCAGTGGCTCCTCACGCTGGAGTATGGG AGAACCCGCCTAGTGGCAAGCAGATGGTGTCTAAGATGCTGGTGATCAAGAAGGTTTCCAAGGAGGACCCAGGATGCACTGCGTTCTCTACTGGCTTCGCCAGCTCCGGAGCCCCGCCCATCAATGGCAGCAAAGCCCTGCCCACCATCACTAGCTCTACCCACTCAGTCTATAAGAACCTGGTGCCTAAGTCTGCCATGGTGCCCACCAAGCCCCCTCAGTGGAAGCCGAGTGGGAGAGACTCCACCAAGCCTGGCCTCCACCTGTCAGGACGAGACTCTGTCTTCACCAGCCCTGTGTCTGCAGCCAAACCCACCACCCAGCTACATAGCCACAACACCCCCAAAGAG CGTCCTTTCAGTACGACTCCTCCCATAGACATCGCCTCGTCGTCACGGCTGAAGCTGATGCGGCGCGGACCAGACCGGAAGAGTGACTTCCTGCGGACGCTGAAGGACGAGGTCACCGGTGACCTGACCTCCAGCAGCAGCCCTGGGACACCTGGAGAG GGCGAGAGCAGCACCCCAGAGCCCAAAGCCTACAGCCAGGGAGTCTGCAATGAGAACGGCCTGTCTCACTCCCTCAGCGACTCAGACACTGATCACTTGTCTAGCTCACTGGAGGCAGAACATCG GTTACTGAAGGCCATGGGCTGGCAGGAATACCCAGAAAACGATGACAGCTTCCTGCCCCTGACTCAGGAAGAGCTCAGAGAGTTCCAGACTAAAACTGAACAT
- the LOC110530543 gene encoding vasculin-like protein 1 isoform X3: MAQHDFVPAWLNFSTPQPAKSPAASLEKHGDPHHHRNSRAAVSRRRHNSSDGFFNNGPLHAPAGDGWQQPSLLLRHDSVDSGVAKGGHGGLAGGSCWKEAHPTWHGAAQDRHHHPGRQPKRHGTGGGDRQGGHRQRNGNFHPRKSAPGTLYQDKFPNDEHSREDNLKFVEEDFPSLNPETTGKPGNQMRPVAPHAGVWENPPSGKQMVSKMLVIKKVSKEDPGCTAFSTGFASSGAPPINGSKALPTITSSTHSVYKNLVPKSAMVPTKPPQWKPSGRDSTKPGLHLSGRDSVFTSPVSAAKPTTQLHSHNTPKERPFSTTPPIDIASSSRLKLMRRGPDRKSDFLRTLKDEVTGDLTSSSSPGTPGETPQGESSTPEPKAYSQGVCNENGLSHSLSDSDTDHLSSSLEAEHRLLKAMGWQEYPENDDSFLPLTQEELREFQTKTEHVIVLPS, encoded by the exons ATGGCGCAGCATGACTTTGTTCCTGCCTGGCTTAACTTCTCCACGCCCCAGCCTGCCAAG TCCCCTGCAGCCAGCCTAGAGAAGCATGGCGACCCCCATCACCACCGGAACAGCCGTGCTGCCGTGAGCCGTCGCCGACACAACTCCTCCGATGGCTTCTTTAACAACGGGCCCCTGCATGCCCCCGCAG gtgaTGGGTGGCAgcagccctctctcctcctgagACATGACTCTGTGGACTCTGGGGTGGCGAAGGGGGGGCACGGTGGTCTAGCGGGGGGGTCCTGCTGGAAGGAGGCTCATCCCACCTGGCACGGGGCAGCACAGGACAGGCACCACCACCCGGGGCGCCAACCCAAACGCCATGGGACGGGAGGAGGGGACAGGCAGGGGGGACACCGGCAGCGCAACGGCAACTTCCATCCCCGCAAGAGCGCCCCTGGGACCCTCTACCAGGACAAATTCCCCAATGATGAACACAGCAGGGAGGACAATCTGAAGTTTGTGGAAGAGGACTTT CCCTCCCTTAACCCTGAAACAACTGGAAAGCCTGGGAACCAGATGAGGCCAGTGGCTCCTCACGCTGGAGTATGGG AGAACCCGCCTAGTGGCAAGCAGATGGTGTCTAAGATGCTGGTGATCAAGAAGGTTTCCAAGGAGGACCCAGGATGCACTGCGTTCTCTACTGGCTTCGCCAGCTCCGGAGCCCCGCCCATCAATGGCAGCAAAGCCCTGCCCACCATCACTAGCTCTACCCACTCAGTCTATAAGAACCTGGTGCCTAAGTCTGCCATGGTGCCCACCAAGCCCCCTCAGTGGAAGCCGAGTGGGAGAGACTCCACCAAGCCTGGCCTCCACCTGTCAGGACGAGACTCTGTCTTCACCAGCCCTGTGTCTGCAGCCAAACCCACCACCCAGCTACATAGCCACAACACCCCCAAAGAG CGTCCTTTCAGTACGACTCCTCCCATAGACATCGCCTCGTCGTCACGGCTGAAGCTGATGCGGCGCGGACCAGACCGGAAGAGTGACTTCCTGCGGACGCTGAAGGACGAGGTCACCGGTGACCTGACCTCCAGCAGCAGCCCTGGGACACCTGGAGAG ACTCCTCAGGGCGAGAGCAGCACCCCAGAGCCCAAAGCCTACAGCCAGGGAGTCTGCAATGAGAACGGCCTGTCTCACTCCCTCAGCGACTCAGACACTGATCACTTGTCTAGCTCACTGGAGGCAGAACATCG GTTACTGAAGGCCATGGGCTGGCAGGAATACCCAGAAAACGATGACAGCTTCCTGCCCCTGACTCAGGAAGAGCTCAGAGAGTTCCAGACTAAAACTGAACAT